In Pseudomonadota bacterium, a single window of DNA contains:
- a CDS encoding B12-binding domain-containing radical SAM protein codes for PKLLLIQPPVEDFYQTDIRLQPIGLAYLKAAVKKHLPEFEVIIRDYHHGWGRKTIPLPKELAYLKEYYAQVDASPFSTFHQYYHFGASFEEIAQDVNGINPDIVGISSLFSPYYREVLRTARAVKNSCPQATVIVGGSHVSCAPEMMLEDPDIDFIIRGEGERPLVEFLKAWKAGAGFESVPNLGYKKAGRLIHNPVKDNYPLAEIPAPDLSDCIPEKYLFEGRPICMILTSRGCPHQCSFCSVHRTFGKSYRRRNPEAVVAEMEQRYAAGFRVFDFEDDNLTFDRTGIQELCRLIMQTFPDRDIQLLAMNGISYKNLDEETLQLMQSAGFTHLNLALVSADQRMLNSLNRPHRVAQFSEVVRIARDLGFQITAYQILGLPGETLSGMIDTMQLLAGEPVLIGVSIFYLTPGSPIAQSFPEMTEEDIFRSRSTAMAMETEHCQRGDLFTLFIIARIINFLKGVKIEGRSAGLLELQAGGLNASDKSRWGFALLSRLLEEETLYTEKGREVTQFDVKLFQKIWFGLTQICTQEGKVIVLSRQDEYAH; via the coding sequence GCCGAAACTCCTGCTCATCCAGCCGCCGGTTGAGGATTTCTACCAGACCGATATCAGGTTACAGCCCATCGGTCTGGCATATCTTAAAGCCGCGGTCAAAAAACATCTGCCCGAGTTTGAAGTTATTATCCGGGATTATCACCACGGCTGGGGCCGGAAGACGATTCCCCTGCCAAAGGAATTAGCCTATTTAAAGGAGTATTACGCCCAGGTGGATGCAAGCCCGTTTTCCACCTTCCACCAGTATTATCATTTCGGCGCGTCCTTTGAAGAAATTGCCCAAGACGTCAATGGGATCAATCCCGATATTGTCGGGATTTCCTCGCTGTTTTCGCCATACTACCGGGAAGTCCTGCGAACCGCCCGGGCAGTGAAAAACAGTTGCCCGCAGGCGACAGTCATTGTTGGCGGCTCCCATGTGTCCTGCGCCCCGGAGATGATGCTGGAAGACCCTGATATCGACTTTATTATCCGAGGCGAGGGGGAACGCCCCCTGGTTGAGTTTCTCAAGGCCTGGAAAGCCGGGGCAGGTTTTGAGTCGGTGCCCAATCTTGGATATAAAAAGGCAGGCAGGCTGATTCATAATCCAGTTAAAGACAATTATCCGTTAGCAGAGATACCTGCACCGGATCTTTCCGATTGCATCCCAGAAAAATATTTGTTTGAAGGGCGGCCCATATGCATGATTCTCACGTCGCGCGGCTGTCCGCATCAATGCTCATTCTGTTCGGTACATCGAACCTTTGGGAAAAGTTACCGGCGCAGGAATCCGGAGGCAGTGGTTGCGGAGATGGAACAGCGCTATGCGGCAGGATTTCGGGTTTTTGATTTTGAAGACGATAACCTGACCTTTGACCGCACCGGGATTCAAGAGCTCTGTCGATTGATTATGCAAACTTTCCCGGACCGGGATATCCAGCTTCTGGCCATGAACGGCATATCGTATAAGAATCTGGATGAAGAGACATTGCAGCTCATGCAGAGCGCCGGTTTCACCCATTTGAATCTGGCCCTGGTGAGCGCCGACCAGCGGATGCTTAATTCCCTGAATCGGCCTCACCGGGTTGCGCAATTCAGCGAGGTTGTGAGGATCGCCAGGGATCTCGGTTTTCAGATTACCGCCTACCAGATCCTGGGGCTGCCCGGCGAGACGCTTAGCGGGATGATCGACACCATGCAGTTGCTGGCAGGGGAACCGGTGCTCATCGGCGTGTCGATCTTCTATCTCACTCCGGGGTCGCCCATTGCCCAGTCATTTCCGGAAATGACCGAGGAAGATATCTTTCGCTCCCGCTCAACTGCCATGGCGATGGAAACAGAGCATTGCCAGCGTGGAGATCTGTTTACCCTTTTTATCATTGCGAGGATAATAAATTTTTTGAAAGGGGTGAAGATAGAGGGTCGCAGTGCGGGATTGCTGGAACTTCAAGCCGGAGGATTGAACGCTTCGGATAAATCACGATGGGGATTTGCTCTTTTATCGCGATTGTTGGAAGAGGAAACTCTGTATACGGAAAAGGGCAGGGAAGTAACTCAATTTGATGTGAAGCTGTTTCAAAAAATCTGGTTTGGCCTTACTCAAATTTGTACTCAAGAAGGGAAAGTGATTGTTCTCTCCAGGCAGGATGAATATGCACATTGA